The genomic window TTAGCAGAGTTACAAAATGACCCCAACTATTATTTTGTTCTAGGAGATATTAATAATTACGAATTAGTCCAGTATATACTACAGCAATATCGACCTGATGCAGTAATCAATTTTGCGGCAGAAACTCACGTTGACCGTTCAATTTTTAGTCCCCAAAGTTTTATCCAAACTAATGTAGTAGGAACATTTCAACTATTAGAAGCCAGTAAAGCTTATTGGCAAAAACTTACATCACCAAAACAAGAAAATTTTCGCTTTCTGCATATATCTACTGATGAAGTATATGGTTCTTTAAATCCCACAGATCCAGCTTTTCGAGAAGATACACCCTATGCACCCAATAGTCCCTATGCAGCTTCTAAAGCAAGTGCAGACCATCTCGTGCGCTCTTATTATCATACCTATGGTTTACCAACTTTAACAACCAATTGCTCTAATAATTATGGGCCTCTACAATTTCCAGAAAAACTCATACCTTTAACTATTCTCAATGCTTTAAATGGGAAAACTCTACCGATATATGGTGACGGTCAAAATATCCGAGACTGGCTTTATGTAGGCGATCACTGTGATGCCATTCATCTTGTTTTGAAAGAGGGTCTGATTGGTGAAAGCTACAATATTGGAGGGCTAAATGAACAAACAAATTTAGCAGTTGTGGAAAACATTTGTAGCATTCTGGATGATTTATCACCCAAAGATAATTTTAAACATTCATCTCTGATTACTTTTATTAAGGACCGTCCAGGTCACGACCGTCGCTATGCAATTGACTGTAGTAAAATTAGCCAAAATTTAAATTGGCAACCCAAAGAAAACTTTGATAGTGGTTTATTAAAAACAGTTCATTGGTATCTCAATAACTCAGCTTGGTTAGAATCTGTATGCACGGGTACATATCAAAACTGGATTCAACAAAATTATGAATCTCGATAATTAATTCTACTTTATAAGGATATCAAAATGAAGGGTATTATTCTGGCGGGTGGTTCTGGTACACGTCTTTATCCCTTAACTCAAGTTGTTAGTAAACAGCTTATGCCAGTTTACGACAAACCAATGATCTACTACCCATTATCTGTATTAATGCTGGCAGGGATTAGGGAAATTCTGATTATTTCAACTCCGACAGATTTACCTCTTTTTCGCCGTTTACTTAAGAATGGTAGCCAATGGGGACTTGAATTTAGTTATGTGGAACAGCCTCAACCAGAAGGTTTAGCTCAGGCTTTTATTCTAGGCAAAGACTTTATTAAAAATGACTCAGTATGCTTGATCTTAGGAGACAACATATTTTATGGACATGGTTTAACTGAAGTTCTCAATCGTGCGGCTAGACTCCAGGATGGAGGTTTAATTTTCGGCTATAAAGTAACAGAACCGAAAAACTACGGTGTAATTGAATTTGATCTCTATGGTAAAGCAATCAGTATTGAGGAAAAACCGAAACATCCTAAATCAAAATATGCTGTCCCTGGTATTTATTTTTATGATTCTCAAGTTACCGAAATTGCAGCTAGTCTCAAGCCTTCGGTGCGGAATGAACTAGAAATTACGGATGTGAATTTAGCTTATCTTCGTCAAGGTAACTTAAAAGTAGAAATATTAGGGCGTGGATATGCTTGGTTAGACACTGGGACACACGAATCATTACATCAAGCCTCTAACTTTATCCAAACATTAGAACAAAGGCAAGGCTTTAAAATAGCTTGCTTGGAAGAGATTGCATATAGTCAAGGATATATTGATGCCCGTCAGCTTTCTCAGTTAGCTGAATCAATGGGTAAAAGTAGTTATGGTATTTATCTGCGACAGATAATTGAAGATAATCTGATTACCTCTAGAGAAAATAGAGAATTAACAAGTAGCATCAGTGCCTTAAATGGCCTTTTAGTCCCATAATTTTTTTGAAACCCAGGATTAATTTATGAATGTATTACAGACAGATATTCCTGATGTACTGTTAATTGAGCCGCCAATTTTTGGGGATGAACGCGGTTTTTTTTATGAGAGTTATAACGAAAAAGTTTTTTTGGATAAGGTAGGAATATCATCTCATTTTGTCCAAGATAATCATTCCCGCTCTGTGAAAAATGTTTTACGTGGGTTACATTATCAGATTCATCAGCCGCAGGGAAAACTAGTCAGAGTTGTAGTAGGTTCAGTGTTTGATGTAGCTGTTGATTTAAGAAAAACTTCTGCAACTTTCGGTCAATGGGTAGGTGTGTATCTTTCTGCTGAAAATAAAAATCAACTGTGGATACCGCCAGGTTTTGCTCATGGTTTTTTAGTGTTGTCAGAATCGGCAGAATTCTTATACAAAACTACCGAATACTATGCACCGCAGTATGATCGTACTATTATTTGGAATGATCCTGATTTAGCGATCGCCTGGCCTATCCAAGAAGAACCTGTTGTCTCTGCTAAAGATAAAGTGGGTAAATTATTGCTAGAAGCAGAGGTTTATTCGTGAAAATCCTCTTAACAGGCGTGACTGGACAGGTTGGTTGGGAACTACAGCGCACCTTGATGACTTTAGGAGAAGTGATTCCTGTAGGACGTGAACAGATGAATCTAGCCCAACCAGATACAATTCGTCAGACAATTAGGGAAATCAAACCCAACTTGATTGTGAATGCTGCTGCTTATACCGCAGTAGATCAAGCAGAGTTAGAACCAGATTTAGCAATGGCTATTAATGGGATTGCGCCTGGTGTAATGGCGGAAGAAGCCAAGCATCTAGGTGCAGCGATCGTTCATTACTCCACTGATTACGTATTCGATGGTACAAAAAGTACAGGATATACTGAGAATGATCCAGCCAATCCTCAAAATATCTATGGCAAAACCAAATTAGCAGCTGAAGAAGCGATCGCATCTGTCGGTGTAGATCATTTAATTCTCCGCACTAGCTGGGTGTATGGGTTGCGAGGTAAAAACTTTTTACTAACAATGCAGAGACTAGCAAAGGAAAGAGAAGAAATTAGAGTAGTTGATGACCAAATTGGCGCACCAACTTGGAGTCGCCTAATTGCTGAAGTCACAGCCCAAATTTTATTGCCATCTCTCCAAAATACAGCCGATTTTTTTGCCCGTAAAGGTGGCTTATATCACTTAACATCTAATGGTAAAACTAGCTGGTATGGCTTTGCTCAAGAAATTTTTACATATGATTTGCAGCAGAATGAACGCAAATTGCAGAGATTAATTCCCATTACCTCAGAAGAATATCCCAGTGCCGCTACTAGACCAGCATATTCTCTATTAGACAACATAAAACTGTCCCATACTTTTAAAATAGTCATCCCAGATTGGCAAAAGATTTTAGATTTAGTTCTTGCTTCTAGTTAGTGCTTTTGCCAAGCCTTATAGCGTTTCCTAATCACATGAGGTATATCATAGCCCCCTCCTCGCTTGCGGGAGGGTTAATTAGGAAGATTCACGATTGATGGCGATCGCTAGCCTGCTTACTCGTTTTATATTTGGTTCTGTAAGTAACTTACAATAATTCCCTCATGCTGTTGTCAGGACAATGTGTGTATGATAGCTTAGGTGTTGAGAGTAAAATCTATCTACATTTAAGTTATGAGTCACTCGCCGGAGTCTAGAACCGAAAGGATTGACATCCGTACAAGTCCTAATGTCAAAAAACTATTGCAGCAAGCTGCGGCTGCAAGTCATAAAAATGTCAGTGAGTTTTTGTTAGAACACGGTTTAACTGCTGCTCAAGATGCTTTGACAAATCGTAAAGTATTTGCACTAGATGATGAGCAATGGCAAGCATTTCAAAATGCCCTAGATTCTCCAACAACAGACAAACCCCGTTTGCGTCGTCTATTAACTGAGCCAAGTGTATTTGAGTAATGTCTCTTGATAGTCTATATATAGAAAAATTATCAGCTTCCCAGAATATTCAAGACTTTGATTGTGGGAAACCTGCTTTAAATCATTTTTTAATTAATTACGCTTTACAAAATCAACAGTCTGATAGTTCAAAAACTTATGTAGCCTGTGTAGATAATCATGTAATTGGTTACTACACTCTCACTGTAGCCTCTGTTATTCATCAAGATGCGCCACCTCGCATCATTAAAGGATTACCAAAATATCCTATACCTGTTGCTCTGTTAGCTCGTTTAGCAGTCAGTAAAGATTTTCAAGGTAAGAGAATAGGCAGTGGTTTATTAAAGGACTGTCTCAAGCGTGTCAATGCAGCAGCAGATATTTTAGGTATTCGTGCTTTGCTAGTTCATGCTAAAGATAACCAAGCACGAGCATGGTATGAAAATTTTGATTTTGAACCTAGTCCTACTGACCCTTTACATTTATTTTTAATGTTAAAGGATATACGAAAAATGTTAGCAAGTTTGCATTCATAGCGATCGCTACCTATAATCCAAATCACTTGCACATTCCCCAATTCGTAATACCAATTCTCTAAAATTGACTTGAACCAATCTATTTTGGCAAGAACATAGTTTCTTCTATCTACAGATGGCAGTCGCAATAGGGTAAGCCAGTAAACATACAATGTACTCAATAGTAAGGGATGATTGACAGCTATTTTTTCTTATTCAAACTCCGATACTTCCAAGGATTAACAAATTTAGGATCGCCCCAAATACCAATCTTCTGCTGCTGTGCTTTGGCTTCAGCTTGTTGCACTAATTCTTTACTAGGACATTTATTTAAATAAGGACGATAAACCTTAGCTAATCCTTCCTGGATTAACACTTGTTGGACAAAAGTACCATCTCTTAATCGCACCTCAGCTACTTTGCGTCCATAACGATCGCTATCTGTAATATTCAAGGTAACGCGATCGCCGCTTTGTTTGACCAATTGCTCTAATCTTGCTTGTGCTTTCGCACCCCAACTAAATTGATTGCGATCGCTAACTCTTCTACTAGCCTGCTCTTTCCGGGAATGGGCTATTTCCGGCGCATCCATACAAGCAAAGCGCACCGTGAATTTATTCCCCTTGGCATCCTTAACTGCTAAGGTATCACCATCGCTCACACGTTCAACCAATTCACCAGAAGCACCAAACAAGCGATCGCAGCCCATCAAACCTAAAATGATGAATCCTGAACTCAACAAAATCAGTAACTTTTTGTTTAATTTAGTCATTAGTTCTTCTCCCTGTCACCTGTCACCTGTCCCCTCTCCCCTATCCCCTCTCCTCCTCCCATCAGTTGCTTATAATACTAATTAGTTATTTAATTATTTTGGCACTCACTATTGCATCTGCCTATGCCGAAAAGTAAGCTATCTCCGGGTGATTCAGATATATTTGCGGCGGTTGCTGACTATTTCAAGATGCTATCTGAAGGGAGTCGGTTGCAAATTTTGACTTGTCTGAAGTCAGGGCCGATGAATGTGATGGAACTAACAGAGGCTACAGGTTTAGGACAAGCGAATCTGTCCAAGCACCTCAAAGTGTTAACTCAAGCGGGGATTGTCTCTCGTCAACCAAAAGGTACTAGTGCTTTTTATGAGATTGCTGATCCCATGATTTTTGAGCTTTGTGAATTAGCGTGCGATCGCATTAGTGAACGAATCATACAACAAACCGAAAGTCTCAAAGCTTTGCAGAACATAAAAACAATTTTTTAACCCATAAAAAAACACCCTAAAGTTAGGGTGCAATTTTACTAAGCAGCATGAACGCAGAAACTAGATAGCGATTGAAGGCGCAGCAAGAGCAATTGGTTGAGCTTCACCAGATGCTAAATCTAGAGGGAAGTTATGAGCATTGCGCTCGTGCATAACTTCAATCCCTAAGTTCGCTCTATTTAGCGAATCTGCCCAGGTATCAATTGTGCGTCCTTGGCGATCCAAAATCGAGTTATTGAAGTTGAATCCATTCAAGTTAAACGCCATAGTGCTGATACCTAAAGAAGCAAACCAAATACCAACTACAGGCCAAGCAGCCAGGAGGAAGTGCAAAGAACGTGAGTTATTAAAACTGGCGTATTGGAAGATTAACCGACCAAAGTAACCGTGCGCCGCAACGATATTGTAAGTTTCTTCTTCTTGTCCAAACTTGTAACCAATATTAGCTGATTCTACTTCCGAGGTTTCCCGAACTAGCGTAGAAGTTACCAAAGAACCGTGCATTGCAGAGAACAAAGCCCCACCAAAAACTCCAACCACACCTAGCATATGAAACGGGTGCATGAGGATATTGTGTTCTGGTGAAAACACAATCATGAAGTTGAATGTACCGGAAATACCCAACATCATGCCATCAGAAAAACTACCTTGTCCAATGGGATAAATCAACAAAACCGCAGTTGCAGCCGCAACAGGAGCGGAAAAAGCGACAGGAATCCAAGGACGCATTCCTAAACGGTAGCTTAATTCCCACTGACGACCCATATAAGCATAGATGGCAGTCAGGAAGTGCAAAACAATCATTTGGTAAGGGCCACCGTTGTACAGCCATTCATCCAAAGAAGCTGCTTCCCATATCGGGTACAAGTGCAAACCAATTGCCGCAGAGGTGGGAACAACGGTAGCAGATATAATATTATTCCCGTAGAGCAATGAACCAGAAACAGGCTCGCGGATACCGTCTAAATCCACAGGAGGCGCAGCAATAAACGCCAGAATAAAGACAATCGTTGCAGTTAAAGCAGTAGGAATCAGGATTACGCCAAACCAGCCAATATACATCCGATTGTTTGTACTGGTGATCCAGTTACAAAATATATCCCATAAATTAGAGCTAATACGCTCTTTTACTAGTGTTGTCATATTTTTGAATAAGTGCGAATGGATGTGAAATTGATCGACAAAAAAGTAAAACCAATTCGTAACGATGCTCCCGCCCCGCTCCGCTAACGTAATTAAGAAAGTCAGATGCAGCCTGGGTTTTCAGGGAAAGCATCTGTAGCTTTCTTTCGGGAAATTGGTTTAGTGTGTCGCATGTAAACTATATAACTATATAGCAATAAACTTGTCAAGGGGTAAATTTAAATTTAAGTTTTTTGCTATAGAGCTTATATTTCCATGACCATTACCACTGAGATGATAAAATTACTCCTCAGTTATTTAGTTAATAAATGAGCAAGTCTATCATGACTCAGATCCTTCATCCCTACTTTAATGTTTTCTGGTACAAACGTCAGTCAGAATCAGCACCTCATCTCTGTGGCAGAACTGATGGCAGATTTGACAGCCAAGGTCTAGCACCGACAGCACGGCGAATTTCCCGCCAAATCTGCGTTGCAGCCAATGCACCATCACCCGCAGCAATCACCACTTGATTCAAACCTACCTTCAAATCTCCGATCGCAAAAATACGCGGGTGAGAAGTCCGACCCATTTGATCTGTCACCAAATATCCCCCTTTTCGCTCTAAATCAAATCCCTCCAGATAGGTATTGTGATAGTGCGAACCCATTGAAATTAAACCCGTTTCCAACTCAACCACCGCACCATCAACCAATTCCACACCTGTCATATGATGATTTTTACCCAAAAATTGCTTAACTGGTGTTTCCACTAAGCGATAACCATACTGCTGTAACTTAGAGCGCAATTCTGCACTCACAGTAAATAATCCATGAGTAAAGATAGTAATGTAAGGCGTAAACCAACTCAAATTAAACACCATTTCCTCAATACTGGCCTCACTCCCCGCAAAAAACCCGCATTGCTTATCAGCCATCTCATAGCCATCGCAGACCATACAAACGTGCAAATTATAGCCAGCGTATTCAAACACATTCTGCATATTTTCCAAAGGTGGGAGATTGTCAATAATCCCACTAGCCGCAATCAAATACTTAGAATGCAACACAGAATAAATACTATTTTGACGACCAACTTTCACCCGCACAGCAAAAGTATCACCCTCATCCACCACCTCCTCAACATAAGCATTTAAAAAATCCCCATCCAAAGAGTCATAATGCTTCTTACCCTGTTGCAGCAACACACGGCCAGGAGTATCTGGAGGTAAACCCAGATAATTATGTAACTCCTGCATCCAGAAAGAACGAGCCTTACCCTTATCAATAATCAGACTAGAAAGACGGTATCTTTGCAAATAAATACCAGCAGAAAGACCCCCAGCACCACCACCAACGATCATCGCATCATAAACATGATCAACACGTTCCGAAAAATTACTTTTTGATAACTGCATATTCTCACCAATTCCTCTTAAAAAACTCTCCGCGTAACTTTGCGTTAAACTCCGCGCTCCTCTGCGTTTAATATTTTTGATGTTGGGAAATTTGCGCTCCCATTGAGAACCTCCTTATTTACAAACTTCGAGGTTTAATCGCTGCCACTCCACCATACCGCCAGTAATGTTGTATACTTTTTTCCAGCCTACTTTCACCAGTTGAGATGCAGCAATAGGGCTGCGATGGGCTGTTAAACAAATTATTGCGATCGCTTGATCTGAAGATAATTCCCGAAACCACTCCGGTAACACCCAGGAACGAAACATGGGTATCCTCCCAAGTATAATTCGCGGTAAACTGAGGTTGAGCGCAGTAGGTGCATGACCAGTGGCATACTCAATACCACTACGCACATCAATCAGTAGCAGTGGGTCGCTTAGTTCGACAAATTCCTGCGGTGAAATGTTAGTTACAGAGTGGCTGACAATAGGTGTAGAAGTCACGTTGCTTTGCTCCGAATTCAAAATTCAAAATTGTGAGTTGGTAGGGTGCGTCAGTATGAATAATTTCTTTGTCTAGTTAGGTTTTACCCCACTGACGCACCCTACATTGTCTGATAACTGATAACGATAACTGATTTAAACCCACCAAGGTTTTTCTCCAGTACGGGGGTCTGTATCCTTCCACGGTGAAATCCAAATGTTATTATCTCTAACCTGGACATGAACTAAC from Nostoc sp. UHCC 0870 includes these protein-coding regions:
- the rfbB gene encoding dTDP-glucose 4,6-dehydratase, coding for MANLKIDEIPTFLVTGGVGFIGANFILQARQSKWANIINLDKLTYASNLQSLAELQNDPNYYFVLGDINNYELVQYILQQYRPDAVINFAAETHVDRSIFSPQSFIQTNVVGTFQLLEASKAYWQKLTSPKQENFRFLHISTDEVYGSLNPTDPAFREDTPYAPNSPYAASKASADHLVRSYYHTYGLPTLTTNCSNNYGPLQFPEKLIPLTILNALNGKTLPIYGDGQNIRDWLYVGDHCDAIHLVLKEGLIGESYNIGGLNEQTNLAVVENICSILDDLSPKDNFKHSSLITFIKDRPGHDRRYAIDCSKISQNLNWQPKENFDSGLLKTVHWYLNNSAWLESVCTGTYQNWIQQNYESR
- the rfbA gene encoding glucose-1-phosphate thymidylyltransferase RfbA; the protein is MKGIILAGGSGTRLYPLTQVVSKQLMPVYDKPMIYYPLSVLMLAGIREILIISTPTDLPLFRRLLKNGSQWGLEFSYVEQPQPEGLAQAFILGKDFIKNDSVCLILGDNIFYGHGLTEVLNRAARLQDGGLIFGYKVTEPKNYGVIEFDLYGKAISIEEKPKHPKSKYAVPGIYFYDSQVTEIAASLKPSVRNELEITDVNLAYLRQGNLKVEILGRGYAWLDTGTHESLHQASNFIQTLEQRQGFKIACLEEIAYSQGYIDARQLSQLAESMGKSSYGIYLRQIIEDNLITSRENRELTSSISALNGLLVP
- the rfbC gene encoding dTDP-4-dehydrorhamnose 3,5-epimerase, whose protein sequence is MNVLQTDIPDVLLIEPPIFGDERGFFYESYNEKVFLDKVGISSHFVQDNHSRSVKNVLRGLHYQIHQPQGKLVRVVVGSVFDVAVDLRKTSATFGQWVGVYLSAENKNQLWIPPGFAHGFLVLSESAEFLYKTTEYYAPQYDRTIIWNDPDLAIAWPIQEEPVVSAKDKVGKLLLEAEVYS
- the rfbD gene encoding dTDP-4-dehydrorhamnose reductase, with the protein product MKILLTGVTGQVGWELQRTLMTLGEVIPVGREQMNLAQPDTIRQTIREIKPNLIVNAAAYTAVDQAELEPDLAMAINGIAPGVMAEEAKHLGAAIVHYSTDYVFDGTKSTGYTENDPANPQNIYGKTKLAAEEAIASVGVDHLILRTSWVYGLRGKNFLLTMQRLAKEREEIRVVDDQIGAPTWSRLIAEVTAQILLPSLQNTADFFARKGGLYHLTSNGKTSWYGFAQEIFTYDLQQNERKLQRLIPITSEEYPSAATRPAYSLLDNIKLSHTFKIVIPDWQKILDLVLASS
- a CDS encoding type II toxin-antitoxin system TacA family antitoxin, producing the protein MSHSPESRTERIDIRTSPNVKKLLQQAAAASHKNVSEFLLEHGLTAAQDALTNRKVFALDDEQWQAFQNALDSPTTDKPRLRRLLTEPSVFE
- a CDS encoding GNAT family N-acetyltransferase; this translates as MSLDSLYIEKLSASQNIQDFDCGKPALNHFLINYALQNQQSDSSKTYVACVDNHVIGYYTLTVASVIHQDAPPRIIKGLPKYPIPVALLARLAVSKDFQGKRIGSGLLKDCLKRVNAAADILGIRALLVHAKDNQARAWYENFDFEPSPTDPLHLFLMLKDIRKMLASLHS
- a CDS encoding thermonuclease family protein; protein product: MTKLNKKLLILLSSGFIILGLMGCDRLFGASGELVERVSDGDTLAVKDAKGNKFTVRFACMDAPEIAHSRKEQASRRVSDRNQFSWGAKAQARLEQLVKQSGDRVTLNITDSDRYGRKVAEVRLRDGTFVQQVLIQEGLAKVYRPYLNKCPSKELVQQAEAKAQQQKIGIWGDPKFVNPWKYRSLNKKK
- a CDS encoding ArsR/SmtB family transcription factor: MPKSKLSPGDSDIFAAVADYFKMLSEGSRLQILTCLKSGPMNVMELTEATGLGQANLSKHLKVLTQAGIVSRQPKGTSAFYEIADPMIFELCELACDRISERIIQQTESLKALQNIKTIF
- the psbA gene encoding photosystem II q(b) protein, with amino-acid sequence MTTLVKERISSNLWDIFCNWITSTNNRMYIGWFGVILIPTALTATIVFILAFIAAPPVDLDGIREPVSGSLLYGNNIISATVVPTSAAIGLHLYPIWEAASLDEWLYNGGPYQMIVLHFLTAIYAYMGRQWELSYRLGMRPWIPVAFSAPVAAATAVLLIYPIGQGSFSDGMMLGISGTFNFMIVFSPEHNILMHPFHMLGVVGVFGGALFSAMHGSLVTSTLVRETSEVESANIGYKFGQEEETYNIVAAHGYFGRLIFQYASFNNSRSLHFLLAAWPVVGIWFASLGISTMAFNLNGFNFNNSILDRQGRTIDTWADSLNRANLGIEVMHERNAHNFPLDLASGEAQPIALAAPSIAI
- a CDS encoding NAD(P)/FAD-dependent oxidoreductase, with amino-acid sequence MQLSKSNFSERVDHVYDAMIVGGGAGGLSAGIYLQRYRLSSLIIDKGKARSFWMQELHNYLGLPPDTPGRVLLQQGKKHYDSLDGDFLNAYVEEVVDEGDTFAVRVKVGRQNSIYSVLHSKYLIAASGIIDNLPPLENMQNVFEYAGYNLHVCMVCDGYEMADKQCGFFAGSEASIEEMVFNLSWFTPYITIFTHGLFTVSAELRSKLQQYGYRLVETPVKQFLGKNHHMTGVELVDGAVVELETGLISMGSHYHNTYLEGFDLERKGGYLVTDQMGRTSHPRIFAIGDLKVGLNQVVIAAGDGALAATQIWREIRRAVGARPWLSNLPSVLPQR
- a CDS encoding rhodanese-like domain-containing protein encodes the protein MTSTPIVSHSVTNISPQEFVELSDPLLLIDVRSGIEYATGHAPTALNLSLPRIILGRIPMFRSWVLPEWFRELSSDQAIAIICLTAHRSPIAASQLVKVGWKKVYNITGGMVEWQRLNLEVCK